CGAGCGCCAGCGCGCGGGCGATGCCGAGGCGCTGCCGCTGGCCGCCGGAGAACTCGTTCGGGTAGCGGTGGGCGTCGCCCGCGCGTAACCCCACCAGGTCCAGCAGTTCCCGGATCCGGGCGTCCTTCGCGGGGCCGGTGGGCGCGGCGTCGCGGTGCGTGCGCCACGGCTCGCCGATGAGGTCGGCGGCCGTCATCCGCGAGTTCAGCGAGGCGAACGGGTCCTGGAACACCATCTGCACCCGTCGCCGCCACGCCAGCAACTCCTTGCCGCGCAACGAGAACGGGTCCGTCCCGGCGAAGCGCACCGCACCCTCGTCGGGGCGCTCCAGCATCAGCAGCACCCGGGCGAGCGTCGACTTGCCGCAGCCGGACTCGCCGACCAGGCCGAGCGTCTCGCCGCGCCCCACCCGGAGGTCCACGCCGTCGAGCGCGGTGAGCCGGGCCCCGCGCGCCACCCGGAACGTCTTGCGCAGCCTGGAAACCTCCAGCAGCGGCTCAGGCATGGGTGAGCTCCTCGGTGAAGTGGCAGGCGGCGGCGCGGGAGTCGCCGATGGCGGTCAGGACGGGGCGCTGCTCGGTGCAGCGGTCGCGGGTCATCGGGCAGCGGGCCTGGAACGCGCAGCCCGCGGGGATGGCGCCGAGCTCCGGCGGGCTGCCGGGCACGGCGGGCAGCGGACCGCCCTTCTCGGCGTGCTCGGGCACCGAGTCGAGCAGGCCCTTGGTGTACGGGTGGCGCGGGTGCGCGAAGACCTCGGCGACCGGGCCGGTCTCCACCACGGTGCCCGCGTACATGATCGCCACGTCGTCGGCGTGCTCGGCGACGACGGCCAGGTCGTGCGTGATGAGCACCAGCGCCATGTCGTGGCGCACCTGCAGATCCCGCAGCAGCCGCATGATCTGAGCCTGCACCGTCACGTCGAGCGCCGTGGTCGGCTCGTCGGCCAGCAGCACGTCCGGCTCCAGGGCCACGGCCATCGCGATGAGCAGCCGCTGCCGCATCCCACCGGAGAACTGGTGCGGGTAGGAGCGCGCGCGGGCGCGCGGCTCGGGGATGCCGACGACCTCCATCAGCTCCACGGCCTTCTCCCGGGCCTCGCGCCGCGACAGGCCCCGGTGGATCCGGAACGGTTCGGCGAGCTGCCTGCCGACCGGCTGCACGGGGTTGAGCGCGGTGAGCGCGTCCTGGAACACGATGGACAGCGTCGGCCCGGCGAGCTTGCGGCGGGCGGCGGCGTCGAGCCGGAGCACGTCGGTCCCGGCGATCCGCACGGAACCGCCGGCGACCCGCGCGACCGGGTCGAGCAGGCCGACGATCGCCTGCGCGGTCATCGACTTCCCGCAGCCGGACTCGCCGAGCAGCGCCAACGTTCGTCCCTTGTGGACGGAGAATCCGACGTGGTCGACGGCGCGCACCGTCGCGTGCGGGGTGCGCAGGTCCACGGTGAGGTCCTCGACCGCCAGCGCGGCCTGCGGGCCGCCGTCCGCCGTACCGTGCTCCGCCGTCCGCCCCGCGCTCGTCCCCGGGGCCGAGTCCGCCACGTCGGACTCCGCCGCGATGCGTTGGCCACCGGCGTTCCCGAGGGCCGAAGTCGTTGCGCGGGAAGGATTTCCGCCGGATTTCGATCCCCGCGCAGATCGGTCCTCCTTCGCGCGCGGCAGCGTGAGCCGCCAGCGCTGCGCCGGATCCGTCGCCAGCCGCACCCACGCCGCCAGCACCGTCGCCGACACCGTGGTCACCACGATCGCCAGGCCCGGCAGCACCGCGATCCACCAGGCCGTCTGCAGGTATTGACGGCCCTGCGCCACCATCAGGCCCCAGCTGACCTCCGGCGGCTGGATGCCGATGCCGAGGAAGCTCAGCGACGACTCGGTGAGCATCACGAAGCAGAAGTCGGTGGCGGCCACCGTGAGCAGCGTCGGCATCGCGATCGGCAGGACGTGCCGGTAGATCGTCGGGCCGCTGCCGGTGCCGAACGTGCGCGCCGCGTCCACGAACAACCGGCTCTTGAGCTCCGCGGCCTCGGCGCGGGCGGTGCGCAGGTACACGGGGATGCGGGCCAGCGCGATGATGAGCACGATGTTCGCCGCGCTCGGCGCGAACACGTACAGCACCACCACCGCCAGCAGCAGCGACGGGAAGCTCAGGATCACGTCGGCGACGCGCATCGCGACGTTCTCCCGCCTGCCGCCGTGGAATCCCGCCCACATGCCTACCGCGGAACCCAGCAGCAACGAGCACAGCACCGCTGGCACGGCGATGGACAACGTGGTCCCGGCGGCCTCGACGAGCCGGGCGAGCACGCTGCGCCCCAGCACGTCGGTGCCGAGCAGGCCGGTGACACCGTGGTCGAACGACGGCGCCAGCAGCGACGCGCGCAGGTCCTGGCGCACGGCCGCGTCGCCCAGCAGCAGCGGCCCGAACACGGCGGTGACCAGCACGAGCCCCAGGAGCGCGGCGGCCACGGCCGCCGTCCGGTCCTTGCCCAGCAGCGTCCACCAGCGCGGCGGTCGCCGGGACGCGGCGGCCGGGATTTCGGCAGTGGTCATCGTCGTTTCCTCCGACTCGGCGGTGCTGCGGCGGCCAGGTGGGCGTGCGCACGGGATGACGCTGCTCGTGGTCCCGCCGGTGGCGGGGACGCCGAGCGGTGGCCGCGCACGCGGCCGGAGCACCGGCGGGGCCTCGGCGGCTTCCCCGTGCGGACGGCGGGGCCGCAGGTGAAGCCGATCCTGCGGCGGGGGAGTTCTGCTTCCCGGGCACTCGTGCAGGTCATTGCGGAACTCCTCACGCCGGTGCGGTCTGGCGCACGCGCGGGTCGAGCAGCGCGTAGCAGACGTCGATGAGGATGTTCAGGGCGAAGATCGTCACGGCGGTCAGCAGCACGGCCGCCTGCAGCACCGCGAAGTCGCGCTGCAGGATCGAGTCGATCATCAGCTTGCCGATGCCCGGCCAGCCGAAGATCGTCTCCACCACGACGGCGCCATTGACGAGGCCGATCGTCAGGTCGCCCGCCACGGTCAGCGCGGGCACCGTCGCGTTGCGCAGCGCGTGTCCGAACACGACGCGCCGCTCGCCGGCTCCCTTGCTGCGCGCCAGCTTCACGTAGGGCGCGGACAGCGCCGCCACCATCGCCCCGCGCACCACCTGCACCAGCACGCCGAACGGCCGGATCAGCAGCGTCGCGATGGGCAGCACCCACACCTCGGCGCCACCGTCGACGCCGGAGGTCGGCAGCAGCGCCAGGCTCACCCCGAACACGAGCACGCCCATGATCGCGAACCAGAAGTCCGGGATGCTGGCGGCGGTCATCGACAGGAAGCTCGCGGTCCGGTCGGCGGGCGAGTTCGGCCGGTACGCGGCGAGGCTGCCGATCAGCACCGCCCCCGCGATCGCGATGAGCATCGTGACGGCCGCGAGCTGCAAGGTCGCGGGGAACGCGGCGAGCACCATCTCGCCGGCGCCCTGCCCGGTGCGCAGCGACTCGCCGAAGTCCAGCCGTAGCGCTCCGAGCACGTAGTCCCACAGCTGCACCAGGACCGGCTGGTCGAAGCCGTGCTCGGCGGCGAACTCGGCGCGCTGCTCGGCGGTCGCGCTCAGCGGCAGGTACAGGTTCACCGGACTGCCGGTGAGCCGGGCCAGGCAGAACACGCCCAGCACCACCACGACCAGCGGGATCGCGCTGGAGACGATGCGCTTGCGCAGGAAGGTCGTCATATCAGCGGACCTGCCCGTCGGCGGGGGTGACGGCGGCGAGCCGCAGTTCGTCACCGGTGGCGGAGTTCGGTTCGTAGCGCACGGACTTCGCGATGCCCAGCAGTCCGCGCATGTGCGCGAGGTAGGCGTACTGCGCCACCGTCTCCCGCTCGGCGGCGAAGATCGCGGCGAACGCGTCCTGCCGGGCTCGGCCGGAGAGCCCGTCGGCGCGGGCGATGCGCTCGTCGAGCTCGGGCGTGCCGAAGTTGGACTGCGGCCCGTCGCTGATCAGGTACTGGCTGGTGGTGAACGCGGCGTCCCCGGCCTGGTTGCCGTGCATGATCAGCAGCGCCACCGGTCCGGCGTCCACCGGCATCGGGCGCAGCTGGTACTGGAGGTGCTCGGCGGTGTCGGCCAGCTGGATCCGCACCCGCAGGCCGACCTGGTTGAGCTGGTACTGCAGCGCTTCGGCCGTTTCGGAGACCCGGGGGAACTGGGCGTTGCGGGCGATGAGCGTGATCGGTCGGTCCACCGGCACGCCGTCGGCGGCGGCCTCGGCGACCAGGCGCCGCGCGGCCTCCGGGTCGGGCGGTGGCGCGGTCATCGCCGGGTTGAAGCCGACGACGCCTTCGGGCACCAGTTGCGCGGCGGGCTCGGCGAGGCCGTCGAGCAGCGCGTCGGTGATCCCCCGCCGGTCGATGGCGAGCCCGATCGCGGTGCGCACCCGGATGTCGTCGAGCGGTGCCTCCCGGCCGTCGAGGCGCAGCGCGGTGGTCTCGTTGTTCGGGTACGCGACGGAGTGGTCCGCGTCGGCGTCCTCCGGGTCGAGTCCGGCGGCGATGTCGGCCTCGCCCTTCGTGATCATCGCGGCGCGCACGCTCGACTCGCCGCGCCACACGTAGCGCGCGGCGGGGAACGCGGGCCGCGGGCCCCAGTAGTCGTCGTTGCGGCGCAACGAGATGGACACGCCGGTCTGCCAGTCGGCGATCGAGTAGGGGCCGGTGCCGACGGGCTCGCGCACCTTCGCCGCGGTGCTGGTGCCGCGCGGCACGATCTTTACGAAGCTCAGCCGCAGCGGCAGGATCGGGTCCGGTTCGGCCGTGGTGACGGTGAGGGTGTTCGCGTCGTCGGCCCGCGCGCCGAGGTCGCGGCCCTCGAAGACGTAACCGTCCACATTGCACGCCAGGTCGGAGTTCACGGCGCGGTCGATGGAGAACGCGGCGTCCTCCGCGGTGAACGGGCGCCCGTCGTGGAACCGCACTCCGGGGCGGGTGGTGAACGTCCACGTGGTTGGGGAGCTCTGACGCCAGCCGGTCGACAGCAGTGGCCGCAGCGCGCCGGAGGTCGGGTCGCGCTCGATCAGCGGTTCGCTGATGTTGGAGCGCACCACCACTCCGGTGGAGGTCAGCGAGGACTCGCACGGTTCGAGCGTCGGCGGTTCCTGGGTGAGCACGATGCGCAGCGTGGCGCCGTCGGCCGCACCCGCGTCGCCGGTGGAGCCGCTGTTGGCGACCGCGCACCCCGACAGCGTCGCCGCGGCGGTGGTGAGCACGACGGCGCGGCGCAGGAACTTCCGGAGGGGCGCGCGCCGGGGGCGGTCGGGTGAGCCGGGGCGATGCCCGGTCGCGGCAGGTGCGGAAGACAGCATCGTCTCTCCGGGGTCCTCTGGTCGTTCGCTCCCGGCGACACGTTCACCCGGTGCTGGAACGCCGAGCCGTCTATAAACGTGCAATCGGTCTGCATGTGTAGACGGAACTTAGGCGTGTCGAACGTGACCGTCAATACACCCGCGACGCCGCTCCGGGTCCGCTTCCGCAGCGGCCGGCGCGAGTTTCCGGAGTGCTGCGATCCTGCCTGGCTGCCTGCATTCCTGATCGTTCGCCGAGCGGTATCAGTGGAGGTCAAGGCCCGTCCGTCGACGCCCCCGCGCGGTGCGGGACCGCGTGATCGGCGGGCCGGGCGTCGATCCGGGCCGCCTCCGGCCGCCAGGCATCGAACCCACCGGACGAAGTCAGAAAAGGTATCGGCGGATGCCGGATCGGTGTTAGATCCGGCATCACCGCCGACCTAGGCTCGCCAGCAGCCGCCCACCTCCCGGCGAAGCGCGAGCACCACGAGCGCCGGGCAGCACGAGGAGTTCCGCATGCCCCAGTCCGCCCCGCACGGCACCGTCCTGCAGGTCTGCCCGCTGCTGCCGTCGCTGGAGGAGTCCCTCGCGGCCCACTACGAGGTGGTGCGCCTCGCCGAGCAGCCCGACTCGGCCCGCTACCTCGCCGAACACGGCTCCGAGGTGGTGGCCGCGGTGACCAGCGCGCGCGTCGGGGTGAGCCGTGAACTCATGGACGCGCTGCCGAAGCTCGGCGCGATCGTCCACTTCGGAGTCGGCTACGAGACCACCGACGTGGCGCGCGCCCGCGCCCGCGGCATCGACGTGAGCAACACGCCCGACGTCCTCACCGACTGCGTCGCCGACCTCGCCGTGGGCGGGCTCATCGACGTGCTGCGCGGTCTCGCCGCGGCCGACCGCTACGTGCGCGCGGGCGAGTGGGTGCCGAACGGGTTCGGACTGCGCACCAAGGTCAGCGGCAAGCGCGTCGGCATCCTCGGGCTCGGCCGCATCGGGCAGGCCATCGCCCGCCGGTTGGAAGGCTTCGACGCCGAGATCAGCTACCACTCGCGGCGTCCCGTCGACGGTGTCCGCCACCGCTACGCCGACTCGCCCCGTGCGTTGGCCGACGGCGCCGACGTGCTGGTGGTCGCCACCTCCGGCGGCGCCGGGACGCGGAACCTGGTCTCCGCCGACGTGCTCGACGCGCTCGGACCGCGCGGCTACCTCGTCAACATCGCCCGCGGCAGCGTCGTCGACGAACCGGCCCTGGTCTCGGCGCTCGCCGAAGGCCGGATCGCGGGCGCCGCCCTGGACGTCTTCGCCGACGAGCCGAACGTGCCCGCCCCGCTGCTGGAGCTGGACAACGTCCTGCTGCTCCCGCACATCGCCAGCGCCACCCACGAGACCCGGCAGGCCATGGGCGAGCTCACCTTCCACAACCTCGACCGCTTCATGACCGACGGCACCCTCGCCACCCCCGTGCCCCCGCTCACCTGACACCACCCCGAGCGAACGGACCGCTTGTCCAAGGGGATTGGTCGGAGGGTCCGTTGACTCGGTTGGTTCGTGGGTGAGCGGACCGTTCGTCCAAGGGGATTGGACGGACGGTCCGTTCGCTTCGCGGGGGCGGGCGTGTGCGGCGTTACTCGTGCGGGCCGTGGAAGGGCGTTGCCTCCGGGGGCCGGGGTTCTTAGCGTGTCCTGCGCAGGGTGTCCGCTCGACCCGCGACGATCGCGGGCGGGAACGGTCACCTGCCTAGGAGGCTGACGTGAGCGGACAGGGTGGGAGCGGGCCGTCGCCCGGGATGAGTCGGGTCGATCGCGACCGAGGGCGAGGTCGTCGATGAGGCCCTTCCACGTGGTGCTGCTGTTACCGGTCGTCGCGCTGCTCGGGACGCCGTTCTTCCCGTTCGTCAACGCCGCGACGCCGTGGTTCGGGCTGCCGTCGGTGGTGGTGTGGGTGTGCGCGTGGTGCGTGCTCACCAGCCTGCTGCTGGCGTGGGTGCTGCGCCGCGAGGAACGCGCCGGGCTGATCGGCGACGACGACCCGGCCGAGGCCGACGTCCCGGATCCTGCCGCCGACCCCGCGGGACGGGAGGGCCGGGCATGATCGCGATCGCGTTGATCGGCCTGGTGCTGATCGCCGTCGTCGGCCTGCTCGGCAGGCGCGGCGGCGGGTTCGACCTGGCGGCCTGGACCGTCGGCGGGCGCCGCTTCGGTGCCGTGGCCACGTTCTTCCTGCAGGCCGGGGAGATCTTCACGACCTTCACGTTCCTCGGCATGTCCGGGATGGTGCTCGGCGGCGGGGTCGCCGCGATGTACATGCCGTCGTACCTGGTGCTCGGCTACGTGGGGATGTTCCTGGTGGGCCCGCTGGTGTGGCGGCTGGGCAAGCGCCACGGCTACCGGACGAACTCGGACTTCCTGCGCCACCGCTTCGGCAGCCCGCTGCTGGGCGGGTTGACGGCGGTGCTGGCGATCGTGTTCTTCATGCCCGTCATCCAGGTTCAGCTGGTGGGGCTGGGCACGATCGTGTCGTTCATGACCGGCGACGAGTCGTCGGGAACGGTGAGCATCGTGGTGGCGATGCTGCTGATCCTGCTGTTCGTGCTGTGGTCGGGCCTGCACGGGGTGGCGGCGACGTCCTACTTGAAGGACGTGCTGATGGTGGTCGCGCTCGTCGTCATCGCCGGTGGGGTGCTGCTGGCGCGGCAGCCGGAGGGCGGGCTGTTCACCGCCGTGTTCCAGGGCGCGCGGGAGCTGCTCGTCATCCAGCCGTCCGGCACCTACGGAACGGCCTGGTACGTGACGAGCATCCTGGTCAGCGCGGCCGGTTTCGGGTGCATGACGTTGCCGTCGAGCTGGCCCGCGGTGCTGTCCGGCCGGTCCTCGAAGGCGGTGGCGTCCAACCACGTGTTCCTGCCGCTGTACACGATGGCCGTCGCGATCCCCGTCATGGTGGGCTTCTACGCCGTCGCGGACGCCACGACCCGGGCCGGGGACGAGAACGCCGCGCTGCTGAGCTTGGCGCAGGCGACGTTGCCGCCGTGGTTGCTGGCGGTGGTGCTCATCGGCGGCGCGGCCTGCGCGATGGTGCCCGCGGCGGGCGGCTTGATCTGCGTGGCGACGCTGGTGTCGAGCAACCTGGTGCCCAGCGGAGTGCCGGAGCAGGCGCGGCTGCGGGCGAGCCGGATCACCGCGGCGGTGGTGTCGGTGCTGGTGCTGGCGTTGACGCTGGGGCGGCCCGACCTGATGGCCGACCTGTACCTGCTGACCTACAGCGGCATGATCCAGCTGGCGCCGGCGAACCTGCTGGCGTTGCGCGAACCGGTCCCGGTGCGGTCGTCGGCGGTGCTGGCCGGGTTGATCGCGGGGGAGTGCGTCGTGCTGGGCGCGGCGCTGCTCGGCGTGAGCCCGTTCGGCGTCAACTCGGGCCTGACGGGCCTGGCGGTGAACCTGCTGGTGCTGGGCGCGGCCGTCGCGCTGCGGCGCCGTGCTCCCGCGCCGCGCGAGCCGATCGGGGCGTGACCGTCCGGCGCGGAGCCCGCTGCGGTGGGTTCCGCGCCGGACGCGACGAGTGATCTTTCCTGTGAGTAGGGCCACGGGTGAGCAAAACCACTGGTAAAGACCATCGCTGGTTCCGCGGCGGCGAACTCGGCCGGGCCCGCTCGCGGTGCCACTCCGCCGCAACGTGCCGGAAACATGCCGGAAACCCGCGCACACGCCCCTTTTCCCCCGTTCCCGGAGTGGGGCACGTGGCCGGGTGGAACGGGACGCGAGACGGGCTCGGGGCGGATTCAGAAGGCGTTCGCGGTCTCGGAGACCGAGATAGGGTCTCGCGGAGGCGGTAGCGGGCCGCCGGAACAACGCTGGTCGCGGGCAGGGCTCACCAGGTTTCACGCCGATGTTGACCGCCGAGCCGGGTGATCAGCCGAGATAGGAGCGAGCCTTGGCGAATCTCGACGAGAAGCTGCAGGACATCTACGACGAGGTGCTGCACCGCAACCCCGGTGAGGACGAGTTCCACCAGGCGGTGCTCGAAGTCCTCGACAGCCTCCGCCCCGTCGTCGCGAAGCACCCGCAGTACGTCGACGCCGAGGTCATCCGCCGGCTGTGCGAGCCGGAGCGGCAGATCATCTTCCGGGTGCCGTGGGTGGACGACAAGGGCTCGGTGCAGATCAACCGCGGCTTCCGCGTCGAGTTCAACTCGGCCCTCGGGCCGTACAAGGGCGGCCTGCGGTTCCACCCCAGCGTCTACCTGGGCATCGTCAAGTTCCTCGGTTTCGAGCAGATCTTCAAGAACTCGCTGACCGGGATGCCGATCGGCGGCGGCAAGGGCGGCTCGGACTTCGACCCGAAGGGTCGATCCGATGGCGAGGTCATGCGCTTCTGCCAGTCCTTCATGACCGAGCTGTACCGGCACATCGGCGAGTACACCGATGTCCCCGCGGGCGACACCGGCGTCGGTGGGCGCGAGATCGGCTTCCTGTTCGGCCAGTACAAGCGCATCACCAACCGCTACGAGTCCGGTGTGCTCACCGGCAAGGGCCTGACCTGGGGCGGTTCCCAGGTGCGCCCGGAGGCCACCGGCTACGGCACGGTGTTCTTCGTCGACGAGATCCTGAAGACATCCGGGGATTCCTTCGAGGGCAAGAAGGTCGTCGTCTCCGGTTCCGGCAACGTCGCGCAGTTCGCCATCGAGAAGGTCCACCAGCTGGGCGGGACCGTCGTGGCGTGTTCGGACTCCAGCGGCTACGTCGTGGACGAGAAGGGCGTCGACGTCGCGCTGCTGCAGGAGATCAAGGAGGTGCGCCGCGACCGGATCGAGGAGTACGCCAAGGCGCGCGGCTCCGAGGTGCGGTTCGTGGCCGGGCGCACGGCCTGGGAGGTGCCGTGCGACATCGCGCTGCCTTGCGCCACCCAGAACGAGCTCGACGCCGACCACGCCGCCGAACTGGTCCGCAACGGCTGCAAGATCGTCGCGGAGGGCGCGAACATGCCCACCACGCCGGAGGGCATCAAGTTCCTCAACGAGGCCGGGGTGAAGTTCGCGCCGGGCAAGGCTGCGAACGCGGGCGGTGTCGCCACGAGCGCGCTGGAGATGCAGCAGAACGCTTCCCGCGACTCGTGGAAGTTCGAGCACACCGAGCAGCGCCTCGAAGAGATCATGCGCGGCATCCACGAGCGCTGTCTGCAGACCGCCGACGAGTACGACACCCCCGGCAACTACATCGCGGGTGCCAACATCGCCGGGTTCACCAAGGTCGCCGACGCGATGCTGGCCCTCGGCGTCGTCTGACGAACACCTGAGGTGACACGCCTCCGTCCCGATGGGACGGAGGCGTGTCGCGTCCATGGCCGGGGTTCGCGGGCGGTGAGCCCCTGTTCCTCTTGCGCGGACCGACCTGCTGCCGTGCTGCCCCGGTCCGAGATGACTGGTCGAGCCGGTACGCGGCGGCGCGTGCCCCTGATCGCGGGGCGGCGATCGGCCGCACCGGGGCCTGCGACGGCAGGGCGGGTTCCGCGCTCCGTTCGCTCACATGAGGGGGCTCACCGCGGCCAGCGGCCAGCCGAGGAGCACGCCGCCCACGACGGCGGGGAGCCACCACGGGGCGCTGCTCCTGGCGAGGAGCGCGGCCCAGGCGAGGTGCCAGAGCAGCAACGCCCCGAGCAGCGGCGCGATCAGCAGCACGAAGCTCGGCAGGACGCCCGCGATCGCCGCGGCCCCGATGCCGAGCAGCGCGGCGCCCAGCGCCGCCGCTCGCGCGCCGTCCCGCCGCCACCCGTGCAGGCCGCGGACCAGGAACTCCGCCGCCGCGCAGGCGACACCGCAGCAGGCGACGACCAGCGGTGCCCACCACCAGCGCGGACCGTGCGGGATCGGCTCGGCCAGGCCGAATCCGATGGGCACGGCGACCGCGAGCACCGCGTAGCAGGTGACCGCCGCCGACCTCCACGGCGTGCGCGGTCGTCCACATCGGACAGGTTCCGGTGCGACCAGTGTGAACGCGAGTCCGCTGCCGAGCCCGAACAGCGCGAGGAACCAGCCGATCTCGCCGCCGACCGCCAGCGGCGACCATCCGACCGGGACCAGCGCGGAACCGGCGACGGCGATGGCGGTTCCGGCCGCGACCGCACCGGCGATCCGAGTCGGCCCAGCCGCACGCGCTCCATCCGAAGGCGCCGGGCGGAAGAGCATGCGCGCGAAGGGCAGGAAGCCGATCGCGAAAGCCCCCCAGAGCAGCGCGGCGGCGAGCACCCGTTCACCGGCCGCGTTCCCGACCGGTGCGGTGGTGGCGTGCAGCGACGCGCGCAGCCAACTCGCGGCTTCCGCATGCGCCTGAGGCGCGAAGAGGATCGTGATGTGCTCGGTGCCGTCGACGGTGCGGGCCCGCCGAGCGTTGTCCACCGCGGGATCTCCGCCGAGCGAGCCGGGAAAAGGGTGCCGCCGCGCGTCCTCGGACGCCCGGTGGAACGCCGGGAACTCGTACCGTCCGGTGAGCAGGAGCAGGTCCTCCGGCAGCGCCGGGTCCTGGGGCGGGGCGCCGGCGCCGGGCAGCGAGATCGCCACCGTCGCCGCGATCTCCGGATGTTCCGCGGCGAACCGGTGCACCGCCCCCGCTCCCATGGAATGCCCGGCGAGTCCGATCCGGCCCGGATCGACCTCCGGCGTCCGGCGCAGCAGGCCCACGGTCGCCGTCAGGTCCGCCGCTAACCGGGGTTCCC
This window of the Saccharopolyspora gloriosae genome carries:
- a CDS encoding alpha/beta hydrolase, with protein sequence MTRSSWRGAGSGLLRWSYVVVVVLLLGAGLGPARVDSGVVRTTTVVDGVPVDLVRPADLSAGKAPAVVVAHGYAGSRRLMADWGTTLARSGFVVALPDFAGHGANRTPLPDGAAREPRLAADLTATVGLLRRTPEVDPGRIGLAGHSMGAGAVHRFAAEHPEIAATVAISLPGAGAPPQDPALPEDLLLLTGRYEFPAFHRASEDARRHPFPGSLGGDPAVDNARRARTVDGTEHITILFAPQAHAEAASWLRASLHATTAPVGNAAGERVLAAALLWGAFAIGFLPFARMLFRPAPSDGARAAGPTRIAGAVAAGTAIAVAGSALVPVGWSPLAVGGEIGWFLALFGLGSGLAFTLVAPEPVRCGRPRTPWRSAAVTCYAVLAVAVPIGFGLAEPIPHGPRWWWAPLVVACCGVACAAAEFLVRGLHGWRRDGARAAALGAALLGIGAAAIAGVLPSFVLLIAPLLGALLLWHLAWAALLARSSAPWWLPAVVGGVLLGWPLAAVSPLM